In Onychostoma macrolepis isolate SWU-2019 chromosome 04, ASM1243209v1, whole genome shotgun sequence, one DNA window encodes the following:
- the prl2 gene encoding prolactin 2 isoform X1 yields the protein MSRSLKQVAVLLVALLCLDPHGRVGSAPICAHGPSGCHIPSLADLFDRVIQHSARMHSLSNDLHSEFEQYFLPSKNHIGKIYRKCHTSNILTPNGKENAQKLAREELTEVILKLLMAWRDPLFQLHQSMAHQQDFNSFSSNKALEMGDMAHELRKGVEKVAEKMRVLGMLGNSVTGLSAAEAMLPLSDSGEAMSDYELLYCFRRDSNKVQNYLKILKCRIVPEHDC from the exons ATGTCCAGGAGCCTGAAGCAAG TGGCTGTGCTGCTTGTGGCACTTCTGTGCCTGGATCCTCATGGTCGGGTCGGCTCCGCACCCATCTGTGCACACGGGCCATCAGGATGCCACATCCCGTCCCTGGCAGATCTCTTCGACAGGGTCATTCAACACTCTGCCAGAATGCACAGCCTCTCCAACGATCTGCACTCAGAGTTT GAACAGTATTTCCTGCCCAGCAAAAACCATATTGGAAAGATCTACCGCAAGTGTCACACCTCCAACATTTTGACTCCAAACGGCAAAGAGAATGCACAGAAACTAGCT CGTGAAGAGTTAACGGAGGTGATTCTTAAACTGCTGATGGCCTGGAGGGACCCCCTGTTCCAGCTGCACCAGAGCATGGCTCACCAACAGGACTTCAACAGCTTCAGCAGTAACAAAGCCCTGGAGATGGGGGACATGGCCCATGAGCTGAGGAAAGGGGTGGAGAAAGTAGCTGAGAAG ATGCGAGTACTGGGAATGCTTGGCAACTCTGTGACAGGTCTGTCAGCAGCAGAAGCCATGCTGCCTCTCTCTGACAGCGGAGAGGCCATGAGCGACTACGAGCTCCTGTACTGCTTTCGCCGTGATTCGAACAAAGTCCAGAACTATCTAAAGATCCTTAAGTGCAGAATTGTACCTGAGCATGACTGttag
- the prl2 gene encoding prolactin 2 isoform X2: MSRSLKQVAVLLVALLCLDPHGRVGSAPICAHGPSGCHIPSLADLFDRVIQHSARMHSLSNDLHSEFYFLPSKNHIGKIYRKCHTSNILTPNGKENAQKLAREELTEVILKLLMAWRDPLFQLHQSMAHQQDFNSFSSNKALEMGDMAHELRKGVEKVAEKMRVLGMLGNSVTGLSAAEAMLPLSDSGEAMSDYELLYCFRRDSNKVQNYLKILKCRIVPEHDC; encoded by the exons ATGTCCAGGAGCCTGAAGCAAG TGGCTGTGCTGCTTGTGGCACTTCTGTGCCTGGATCCTCATGGTCGGGTCGGCTCCGCACCCATCTGTGCACACGGGCCATCAGGATGCCACATCCCGTCCCTGGCAGATCTCTTCGACAGGGTCATTCAACACTCTGCCAGAATGCACAGCCTCTCCAACGATCTGCACTCAGAGTTT TATTTCCTGCCCAGCAAAAACCATATTGGAAAGATCTACCGCAAGTGTCACACCTCCAACATTTTGACTCCAAACGGCAAAGAGAATGCACAGAAACTAGCT CGTGAAGAGTTAACGGAGGTGATTCTTAAACTGCTGATGGCCTGGAGGGACCCCCTGTTCCAGCTGCACCAGAGCATGGCTCACCAACAGGACTTCAACAGCTTCAGCAGTAACAAAGCCCTGGAGATGGGGGACATGGCCCATGAGCTGAGGAAAGGGGTGGAGAAAGTAGCTGAGAAG ATGCGAGTACTGGGAATGCTTGGCAACTCTGTGACAGGTCTGTCAGCAGCAGAAGCCATGCTGCCTCTCTCTGACAGCGGAGAGGCCATGAGCGACTACGAGCTCCTGTACTGCTTTCGCCGTGATTCGAACAAAGTCCAGAACTATCTAAAGATCCTTAAGTGCAGAATTGTACCTGAGCATGACTGttag